The Verrucomicrobiia bacterium sequence TAGCGTTGGGGTTTGTCATCATCGGACAGACGGTGGCGCTGCTGACCAGCGTGGGCGCACAGGGTTTCACGGGACCGGTGATGGTCGCCGTGGTCGTTCGCGAGCTGGGACCTCTGACTACGGCGCTGATTGTGCTGGCTCGCGTGGGCACCACTACGGTCATCGAACTGGGCATGTCCCGCGCCACGGGTGAGATCGAGGCATTGGAGGCTTTGGGCATCGATCCCATCCATCTGCTGGTGGTGCCGCGGGTGATCGGAAAGGCCGTAAGCATCTTTGCGCTGACGATCTATCTGATCCTCATCGCACTGATCAGCGGTTACGCCTTTGTGATGGTGCAGAACGTGCCGCTGACACCGGCCGCATATGTTGAGCAGCTTGCCATGGCGTTGACCTGGCAGGATTTTGTGCTGGTGGCTCTAAAGACACTTTCTTTCGGAGCGATCATCGCGGTCGTGACCTGTTATCAAGGATTGGCCCAGCCATTGCGACTTGAGCAAGTCGCCCCGGCGACCTCCCGCGCAGTGGTGGCGGGGACCATCGGTTGTGTCCTGATAGACGCCATTTTCATCACGCTATTCTTGTTCCTCTAAGCCATGGCTGACACCCTGCCCAAAAAAGAATCATCGGTCTGTGTGAAGCTGGAAGCAGCGGATCTGGGCCTGGAAGGCTGGGATGACAAGCCGCTGTTGAAGGGGGTGAATTTGCAGGTGAACACCGGCGAATTCTGGGTGGCAGGGGGGATGCACCGGAGCGGCAAGAGCACGTTGCTGGCTTCCGTGGCCATGTTGCAGAAGCCTTTGGCCGGAAAAATCGAGGTCTTCGGTGTGGACCCCTGGAAAGTAGACGAGGCGAAATTGATGAAGCAACGCTTGCGCGTGGGGCTGGTCTTCGAGGCTGGCGCACGCTTGCTGCACAAGCTGTCTATCGCCGAAAATGTGGCGTTGCCACTGTGCTATCATCAAGACTGCCGGATGGAAGAGGCACAGGAACGGGTTGCCGAACTGCTCAAGTTCACGGGCGTGGAAACCATGGCCCGTCAACTGCCAGGTGGACTGACGCGGACCTACCGCCAACGGGCCAACCTGGCACGCGCATTGGCCATGTCACCAGAGTTGCTCTTACTGGACAATCCGCTCGCGGGCATGGATTTCAGCGAGCGTGCCTGGTGGCGCGAGACGGTAACTGACTTGGGGCGAGGACATCCGATTGTCGGGAACCGTCCGATGACGATCATCGTGGTGACGAACCACTTGACCCCCTGGGTCGCAGAAGATCGGCATTTTGCCTTGTTGCATGAGAACACATGGCGGCAGATCGGCGGAATGGCGGAATTGCACGCCAGCCGTGAAACGTCCCTGCGCGATGTGCTGGATGAAAAATTAAAAGACTGATCAATCTTATGGCCTTGCAGGATCTGACACCCCGGCTGCGTACCCGGTTAAGCCGTCTCGAATGGACGGTGGGCCTCTTTGTGGCGTTGGCGACTTTGCTGTTGTTGACGGGCTTCGCCCTTTACTTCCGGAACACGGCGGAGAAGCGCGGCTGGTTCAAAACGAAGGTGACGTATTTCACGTTTGTGAGCTCAGCGGCGGGGCTAAAAGTGGGTGATCCCATCAAGCTCATGGGATTCGAAGCGGGCAATATCACTGCCATCCGCGCCCAGCCGCCGGAGGATGCCTGGTTCAACGTCTATGTGGAATTTGAAGTCATGGAGCCGCACTTCGGCTATCTCTGGACGACCGGTTCCGTGGCAAAAGTGGCGGCTGACGGTTTTCTCGGAAATCGCTACATCGAAGTGACCAAAGGCACCGGCGGCACGGCGACTTACGAGCAGAAACAGGTGACCAACTGGTTTTTCGGGCAACGAGTCAAGACCGTCGCCACCTCCATCTGGAATCCCAATGCACTCGGAAAAGACAAAGGCGCCTACGAACCCAGAAAACTGGACTCAAAGTATTGGCTGCCCGTGGAAGAGGCCCCCGCCATCAATGACCGGTTGGAAAAACTCGCCAAACAGGTGGAAGATGCGCTGCCGAACATCCTGAACCTGACGAACCAGCTCGCAGCCACGCTGAACAGCAGCAGCGCGGCGATGTCGAATGCGAACAACATCGTGGTGGATATCCGTCCCGTGGCCTCCAACATCGTCTTCATAACCGAAAACCTCAAAAATCCCAAGGGGTCTTTGGGTGAATGGCTGATCCCGACGAATATCAGCGGTGAACTGGAACTCACCATCACCGCCGCCAAGAACACGTTGACGAACGCCAATGTGGTCATGACGCAACTGGACAAGACATTGGTCACGGCGAACACCACCGTCGGTTCCGTGAACCAGATCGTGACAAATGCGAACGATCATGTGGCATTGCTGGTCTCAAACTTGAACGTGTCCCTGACACACCTTGCTTCCATCACCAGCAATCTGAACGCGCAGGTCCAGGCGAACACGAACATCCTCTCGGAAATATCCTCCACTGTGACGAATGCCGACATCATGCTGCAGGGACTGCGCAAACATTGGTTCCTGCGGGGTGCCTTCAAAGAAGACAAGCCGAAGGATGAGAACAGGAGCAAGGGAACCAATGCGCCCACACGCGGGCCCTTGATACCCAAGGTGCGGGAACAGTGGCAGTGAGACTTACTGTTTCAAACCAGTTGCCACCGTCTCCTGTGCCCATTCCGGTTTTTCAGTCTCGAACATCACGCGCTGTCCGGTAAGCGGATGATTGAGACTCAGCTTCCACGCGTGCAGGCACATGGGCCGGTCATTCACGCTGATGGTCTGCGTGTCGCCCAGATTTTTCCCAGGGAGATACACTTGATCACCGCTGATCGGATGCCCCAGTTCCCACAGATGCACGCGGATCTGATTGGTGCGCCCGGTGAGCGGACGTGCTTCCAGCAGCGAGGTGCCATCAGGCAGTCGGGTAACGACCCTGAATTCAGTTCGCGAAGGAAGCCCGTTGGGTTCATCTACTTCCCGATGGCCGACTTCACCGGGTTCAATGCTGATGGGGGCATCACAGGAAAAAGAGTTTTCCTTTGGATGGCCCAGAGCTTTGACAAGATACGTCTTCTCCACCTCCCCGCGGGCGAACTGCGGTTGGAGCCTGCCTGCGAAATGGCGTGTGCGGGTGAAGATGATGAGGCCGGTGGTATTGGCATCCAGACGATGCGCCGGGCGCGGTTTCTGCGGATGGTAAACAGTGTGGAGTATGCTGAGCAGCGTGTTGCGATTGAATCGTCCGCTCGGATGCAGAGGAAGAGGGGCGGGCTTGCTCACCACGATGATGGCTTCATCTTCATGCATGATGCGGATGTCTGCCCGCACATCGGGTTCGGTGATCGCCGGCAGCAGGTGCAGATAGCGTTCACCCGTGCGGACAACATGTTCGGCGGTCACAGGCAGACGCAGGTTGTTCAGGATGCGGCCTTGTGACA is a genomic window containing:
- a CDS encoding ABC transporter permease, with the protein product MVQTSSTHSDRNSWFRLPGRMIRLYLDLVGRAIIGFAETARGLGAFALITLGTTLSKFGFAKAVIRPLIFSQIYESGLKLLPMIAFLGVALGFVIIGQTVALLTSVGAQGFTGPVMVAVVVRELGPLTTALIVLARVGTTTVIELGMSRATGEIEALEALGIDPIHLLVVPRVIGKAVSIFALTIYLILIALISGYAFVMVQNVPLTPAAYVEQLAMALTWQDFVLVALKTLSFGAIIAVVTCYQGLAQPLRLEQVAPATSRAVVAGTIGCVLIDAIFITLFLFL
- a CDS encoding MlaD family protein, encoding MALQDLTPRLRTRLSRLEWTVGLFVALATLLLLTGFALYFRNTAEKRGWFKTKVTYFTFVSSAAGLKVGDPIKLMGFEAGNITAIRAQPPEDAWFNVYVEFEVMEPHFGYLWTTGSVAKVAADGFLGNRYIEVTKGTGGTATYEQKQVTNWFFGQRVKTVATSIWNPNALGKDKGAYEPRKLDSKYWLPVEEAPAINDRLEKLAKQVEDALPNILNLTNQLAATLNSSSAAMSNANNIVVDIRPVASNIVFITENLKNPKGSLGEWLIPTNISGELELTITAAKNTLTNANVVMTQLDKTLVTANTTVGSVNQIVTNANDHVALLVSNLNVSLTHLASITSNLNAQVQANTNILSEISSTVTNADIMLQGLRKHWFLRGAFKEDKPKDENRSKGTNAPTRGPLIPKVREQWQ
- a CDS encoding ATP-binding cassette domain-containing protein — encoded protein: MADTLPKKESSVCVKLEAADLGLEGWDDKPLLKGVNLQVNTGEFWVAGGMHRSGKSTLLASVAMLQKPLAGKIEVFGVDPWKVDEAKLMKQRLRVGLVFEAGARLLHKLSIAENVALPLCYHQDCRMEEAQERVAELLKFTGVETMARQLPGGLTRTYRQRANLARALAMSPELLLLDNPLAGMDFSERAWWRETVTDLGRGHPIVGNRPMTIIVVTNHLTPWVAEDRHFALLHENTWRQIGGMAELHASRETSLRDVLDEKLKD